A genomic region of Camelina sativa cultivar DH55 unplaced genomic scaffold, Cs unpScaffold00485, whole genome shotgun sequence contains the following coding sequences:
- the LOC104773184 gene encoding probable trehalose-phosphate phosphatase D has protein sequence MTNHNALISDAKASIGVAVRVPNQSLFSPGGGRYISIPRKKLVQKLEADPSQTRINTWIEAMRASSPTRTRPGNISSLPESKEDEHSSWMAQHPSALSMFEEIAEASKGKQIVMFLDYDGTLSPIVEDPERAYMSDEMRDAVKGVAKYFPTAIVTGRCRDKVRRFVKLPGLYYAGSHGMDIKGPSKKTKHNKNNKGVLFQAANEFLPMIDQVSKCLVEKMRDVEGASVENNKFCVSVHYRCVDQKDWGLVAEHVTSILSEYPKLRLTQGRKVLEIRPTIKWDKGKALEFLLESLGFANSRNVLPIYIGDDRTDEDAFQVLRKRGDGFGILVSKVPKETSATYSLQEPSEVGEFLRRLVEWKQMSLGGRYPVS, from the exons ATGACTAACCATAATGCCTTAATCTCCGATGCAAAAGCCAGCATCGGTGTAGCGGTTAGAGTTCCAAACcaatctctcttttctcccgGCGGTGGCCGTTACATCAGCATTCCCCGTAAGAAACTTGTGCAAAAACTTGAGGCCGACCCAAGTCAAACCAGGATCAATACTTGGATCGAAGCCATGAGGGCTTCTTCCCCTACCAGGACCCGACCAGGGAACATATCTTCCCTACCGGAGTCCAAGGAGGATGAACACTCTTCTTGGATGGCTCAACACCCGTCAGCTTTAAGCATGTTTGAAGAAATCGCTGAAGCTTCGAAAGGGAAACAAATTGTCATGTTTCTTGATTATGACGGTACATTATCTCCCATTGTAGAAGACCCGGAACGAGCTTACATGTCTGACGAG ATGAGAGATGCGGTAAAAGGCGTGGCTAAATATTTCCCGACCGCGATCGTCACAGGAAGATGCCGTGATAAG GTCCGTAGATTTGTGAAACTTCCTGGACTTTACTATGCCGGTAGCCATGGAATGGACATCAAAGGACCTTCCAAGAAAACCAAACATAACAAG AACAACAAAGGTGTTCTTTTCCAAGCGGCGAATGAGTTCTTGCCTATGATTGACCAG GTCTCAAAGTGTCTAGTTGAGAAAATGAGAGACGTAGAAGGAGCAAGCGTCGAGAACAACAAGTTCTGCGTATCCGTACATTACCGTTGTGTCGATCAAAAGGACTGGGGATTAGTAGCGGAACACGTGACGTCGATATTGAGCGAGTATCCGAAACTGAGGTTAACCCAAGGAAGAAAAGTTTTAGAGATTCGACCAACCATCAAATGGGATAAAGGCAAAGCTCTCGAGTTCTTGCTCGAATCTTTAGGATTTGCCAACTCTAGGAATGTTTTGCCTATCTACATCGGCGATGATCGTACGGACGAGGATGCTTTTCAg GTACTGAGAAAGAGAGGAGATGGCTTTGGTATACTTGTTTCCAAAGTTCCTAAGGAAACGAGTGCTACGTATTCTCTACAAGAACCTTccgag GTAGGAGAATTTTTGAGACGACTCGTGGAATGGAAACAAATGTCACTAGGAGGAAGATATCCAGTTTCCTGA